A section of the Entelurus aequoreus isolate RoL-2023_Sb linkage group LG21, RoL_Eaeq_v1.1, whole genome shotgun sequence genome encodes:
- the LOC133638223 gene encoding outer mitochondrial transmembrane helix translocase isoform X1 — translation MVLREIPADHLARPLGRNEVLGLLFRLTIFGAVTYFTIKWMVDAIDPTRKQKVEAQKQAEKLMRQIGVKDVKLSEYEMSIAAHLVDPLSMQITWRDIGGLDEVITELQETVILPVQKRHLFTSSRLLQPPKGVLLHGPPGCGKTLIAKATAKEAGFRFINLQPSTLTDKWYGESQKLSAAVFSLAVKLQPAIIFIDEIDSFLRNRSSSDHEATAMMKAQFMSLWDGLDTDHHCQVIVMGATNRPQDLDSAILRRMPTRFHINQPGVHQREHILKLILENESVDHQVQLSQVAKETEGFSGSDLREMCRDAALLCVRDFVHLTTDSPSEDFIRPIHTSDLQRAIAKMKKSKMAGGHGALLHAALD, via the exons ATGGTGCTGAGGGAGATCCCCGCCGACCACCTGGCGCGACCCCTGGGCAGGAACGAGGTGCTGGGCTTGTTGTTCCGCCTGACCATATTTGGTGCTGTCACCTACTTCACCATCAAGTGGATGGTGGACGCCATCGACCCCACCCGCAAGCAGAAGGTGGAGGCTCAGAAACAA GCAGAGAAGTTGATGCGGCAGATTGGCGTGAAAGACGTGAAACTGTCCGAGTACGAGATGAGCATCGCTGCACACCTGGTGGACCCCCTGAGCatgcag ATCACATGGCGGGACATCGGGGGTCTGGATGAGGTCATCACAGAGCTCCAGGAGACTGTCATCCTGCCCGTCCAGAAGCGTCACCTCTTCACCTCCTCCAGGCTGCTGCAGCCCCCCAAAG GTGTGCTGCTCCATGGACCACCCGGCTGTGGCAAGACCCTCATCGCCAAGGCCACCGCCAAGGAGGCGGGCTTCCGCTTCATCAACCTGCAGCCCAGCACGCTGACTGACAAGTGGTACGGAGAATCTCAGAAACTCTCTGCCGCCGTCTTCTCATTGGCTGTCAAACTGCAGCCCGCCATCATCTTCATCGACGAGATAg acTCCTTCCTGAGAAATCGCTCCAGTTCAGACCACGAAGCCACGGCCATGATGAAGGCCCAGTTCATGAGTCTGTGGGACGGTCTGGACACTGACCACCACTGTCAG GTGATCGTCATGGGCGCCACCAACCGTCCGCAGGATCTAGACTCGGCCATCTTGAGGAGGATGCCCACCAGATTCCACATCAACCAGCCG ggcgTGCACCAGCGAGAACACATCCTCAAACTGATCCTGGAAAACGAGAGT GTGGACCACCAGGTGCAACTCTCCCAGGTTGCCAAGGAAACGGAGGGATTCTCAGGAAGTGACCTGAGAGAAATGTGTCGTGATGCTGCCCTGCTGTGTGTGCGTGACTTTGTACACCTGACTACTGACAG CCCGTCAGAAGATTTCATTCGTCCAATCCACACGTCGGACTTGCAGCGAGCCATCGCCAAGATGAAGAAATCCAAGATGGCGGGTGGTCACGGCGCCTTGCTGCACGCCGCTCTGGACTGA
- the LOC133638223 gene encoding outer mitochondrial transmembrane helix translocase isoform X2, translating into MQITWRDIGGLDEVITELQETVILPVQKRHLFTSSRLLQPPKGVLLHGPPGCGKTLIAKATAKEAGFRFINLQPSTLTDKWYGESQKLSAAVFSLAVKLQPAIIFIDEIDSFLRNRSSSDHEATAMMKAQFMSLWDGLDTDHHCQVIVMGATNRPQDLDSAILRRMPTRFHINQPGVHQREHILKLILENESVDHQVQLSQVAKETEGFSGSDLREMCRDAALLCVRDFVHLTTDSPSEDFIRPIHTSDLQRAIAKMKKSKMAGGHGALLHAALD; encoded by the exons atgcag ATCACATGGCGGGACATCGGGGGTCTGGATGAGGTCATCACAGAGCTCCAGGAGACTGTCATCCTGCCCGTCCAGAAGCGTCACCTCTTCACCTCCTCCAGGCTGCTGCAGCCCCCCAAAG GTGTGCTGCTCCATGGACCACCCGGCTGTGGCAAGACCCTCATCGCCAAGGCCACCGCCAAGGAGGCGGGCTTCCGCTTCATCAACCTGCAGCCCAGCACGCTGACTGACAAGTGGTACGGAGAATCTCAGAAACTCTCTGCCGCCGTCTTCTCATTGGCTGTCAAACTGCAGCCCGCCATCATCTTCATCGACGAGATAg acTCCTTCCTGAGAAATCGCTCCAGTTCAGACCACGAAGCCACGGCCATGATGAAGGCCCAGTTCATGAGTCTGTGGGACGGTCTGGACACTGACCACCACTGTCAG GTGATCGTCATGGGCGCCACCAACCGTCCGCAGGATCTAGACTCGGCCATCTTGAGGAGGATGCCCACCAGATTCCACATCAACCAGCCG ggcgTGCACCAGCGAGAACACATCCTCAAACTGATCCTGGAAAACGAGAGT GTGGACCACCAGGTGCAACTCTCCCAGGTTGCCAAGGAAACGGAGGGATTCTCAGGAAGTGACCTGAGAGAAATGTGTCGTGATGCTGCCCTGCTGTGTGTGCGTGACTTTGTACACCTGACTACTGACAG CCCGTCAGAAGATTTCATTCGTCCAATCCACACGTCGGACTTGCAGCGAGCCATCGCCAAGATGAAGAAATCCAAGATGGCGGGTGGTCACGGCGCCTTGCTGCACGCCGCTCTGGACTGA
- the LOC133638222 gene encoding multiple inositol polyphosphate phosphatase 1-like isoform X2 — MWYTDDMDGELVHKGREDMRHLARRLSLLLPSLLGEEPVRRGRVQLLSSSKHRCVSSVEAFQEGLHLQAHLSHVDYSHRVDDQLLRSFERCPGYVEGVEKNHTALAEVHKFRDGQEMDGVRTKVADKLGLPGHSLTADLLEAAFFLCSYELAIKSQHSPWCFLFDQDDAQVLEYKLDLKQYWKRAHGHAINSLSSCPLFHHIFRTLDKAGRPRRSSEASPEPASILIGHAETLLPLLALLGLYKDQAPPTADNYHAQHGRTFRTSKIVPYAANVLFVLYDCQRGPRLQLLVNETPVRFPGLWAEDAPLYRDVRAAYRHLLDGCDFHKECHGAHGGRGPNTEL; from the exons GTGAGCTGGTCCACAAAGGTAGAGAAGACATGCGTCACCTGGCCAGGCGTCTCTCCCTGCTCTTACCTTCTCTGCTGGGGGAGGAGCCAGTGCGCAGGGGGCGTGTCCAGCTGCTGAGCAGCTCCAAGCATCGTTGTGTCAGCAGCGTGGAAGCTTTCCAGGAAGGACTTCACCTGCAAGCACACCTGTCAC acGTCGACTACAGCCACAGAGTGGACGACCAGCTGCTGCGCTCCTTTGAGCGTTGCCCTGGTTACGTGGAGGGCGTGGAGAAGAACCACACGGCGCTGGCCGAGGTCCACAAGTTCCGAGACGGCCAGGAGATGGACGGCGTGAGGACCAAGGTGGCGGACAAACTCGGCCTTCCTGGCCACAGCTTGACAGCAG ATCTGCTGGAGGCGGCGTTCTTCTTGTGCTCCTACGAGCTCGCCATCAAGTCCCAACACTCGCCCTGGTGCTTCCTGTTTGACCAGGACGACGCTCAG GTTCTGGAGTACAAGTTGGACCTGAAGCAGTACTGGAAGCGTGCGCACGGTCACGCCATCAACAGCCTGTCCAGCTGTCCACTCTTTCATCACATCTTCAGGACTCTGGACAAGGCGGGACGACCCCGCAG GTCCTCAGAGGCGTCCCCAGAGCCCGCCTCCATTCTGATTGGCCACGCAGAGACGCTCCTCCCCCTCCTCGCCCTGCTGGGACTTTACAAGGACCAGGCTCCGCCCACTGCAGACAACTACCACGCACAGCACG GTCGAACGTTCCGAACAAGCAAGATCGTCCCGTACGCCGCCAACGTGCTCTTTGTGCTCTACGACTGCCAGCGAGGACCCCGACTTCAGTTGCTCGTCAACGAGACCCCGGTTCGATTCCCGGGACTGTGGGCAGAGGACGCGCCGCTGTACCGTGACGTCCGCGCGGCGTACCGCCACCTGCTGGACGGCTGCGACTTCCATAAAGAGTGTCACGGCGCCCACGGCGGCCGAGGACCCAACACGGAGCTGTGA